One Keratinibaculum paraultunense genomic window carries:
- a CDS encoding TPM domain-containing protein, whose product MKRRFRGYIFIILFIIFINLSVSMVLASSKVNKRVYDFANLLNVDEIEKLEELSQKYSAKRDTDFIILTTYDTDGKDIVEYTEDFYDDNALGYDKPCGNAVILTIDMNNRGIYLAGFYKGEEYLDDYRLDLIRDNIALDLSNGDFYKAFEKFIKTSYKYMGIKPGVDPDNILFKTSFQVVMSLIIAGIVVGSMAYNSAGRSTVYEGTYRDFSTSKIINRRDIYLRTSVTKHKRVSNNNNNRGGSSGISRGGGGITKGGHSHSGSKGNF is encoded by the coding sequence GTGAAGAGAAGATTTAGAGGTTATATTTTTATTATATTATTTATCATATTTATAAATTTAAGTGTTTCAATGGTATTAGCTAGTTCTAAAGTAAATAAAAGAGTATATGATTTTGCTAATCTATTAAATGTAGATGAAATAGAAAAATTAGAGGAATTATCACAAAAATATAGTGCTAAAAGGGATACGGATTTTATCATATTAACTACATATGATACTGATGGAAAAGATATAGTAGAATATACTGAAGACTTTTATGATGATAATGCTTTAGGTTATGACAAACCTTGTGGGAATGCAGTTATATTAACTATAGATATGAATAATAGAGGTATATATTTAGCTGGTTTTTATAAAGGGGAAGAATATCTAGATGATTATAGGCTGGATCTGATTCGAGATAATATAGCTTTGGATTTATCTAATGGAGATTTTTATAAGGCTTTTGAGAAATTTATAAAAACTTCTTATAAATACATGGGGATCAAACCAGGAGTTGATCCAGATAATATATTGTTTAAGACAAGTTTTCAAGTTGTTATGTCTTTAATAATTGCTGGAATAGTGGTAGGGTCTATGGCATATAATTCCGCTGGTAGATCAACAGTTTATGAAGGAACCTACAGGGATTTTAGTACTTCTAAAATTATAAATAGAAGGGACATCTATTTGAGAACATCTGTTACTAAACATAAAAGAGTATCTAATAATAACAATAATAGAGGTGGTAGCAGTGGAATTAGTAGAGGTGGTGGAGGAATAACTAAAGGAGGACATTCTCATAGTGGTAGTAAAGGCAATTTTTAG
- a CDS encoding TFIIB-type zinc ribbon-containing protein, with product MVIHYKCPNCGADMAFDAETGKLSCYSCGREDDVETFPDEFRSAHFSENEAKEYHCKNCGAVLITDADTMATTCSFCGAGVVLADKLSGNMAPSKVIPFTISKEEAIKAFRKWCRNGKLTPKGFMTADRIKNITGMYVPFWLYDLNSRVQVNALCTKVRTYVRGDYVYTETRYYDVYRDINLDYLKVPVDASEKMNDELMDKLEPYNYQELKDFKTPYLAGYIAEKYNYDEEELLPRAKTKIENYINSYINSTITGYSSVRYKDKRIDTRNTHAYYTLLPVWMLYYDYNKSEHIFAMNGQTGKVVGKPPISFGKVVAWFGGVAGATFIVLKIIALMLGGGL from the coding sequence TTGGTAATCCACTATAAATGTCCTAATTGCGGAGCCGATATGGCTTTTGATGCTGAAACAGGAAAGTTATCTTGTTATAGTTGTGGTAGAGAAGATGATGTTGAAACTTTTCCTGATGAGTTTAGAAGTGCCCATTTTTCTGAAAATGAAGCAAAAGAATATCATTGTAAAAATTGTGGTGCAGTGTTAATTACAGATGCTGATACTATGGCAACTACCTGTAGTTTTTGTGGTGCTGGGGTGGTTTTGGCTGATAAATTGTCTGGGAATATGGCGCCTTCCAAGGTAATTCCATTTACTATAAGTAAAGAGGAAGCTATAAAAGCTTTTAGGAAATGGTGCCGAAATGGTAAACTTACTCCAAAGGGATTTATGACTGCTGATAGAATAAAAAATATTACAGGTATGTATGTACCTTTTTGGTTGTATGATTTAAATTCTAGAGTACAGGTAAATGCCCTTTGCACTAAAGTTAGAACCTATGTTAGAGGAGATTATGTATATACAGAAACTAGATATTATGATGTATATAGAGATATAAATTTAGATTATTTAAAAGTTCCAGTAGATGCATCAGAAAAAATGAATGATGAGCTTATGGATAAATTAGAACCCTATAACTATCAAGAATTAAAGGATTTTAAAACTCCTTATTTAGCAGGATATATTGCAGAAAAATACAATTATGATGAAGAAGAGCTTTTACCTAGAGCTAAAACTAAAATAGAAAACTATATAAATTCATATATAAATTCTACTATTACAGGTTATTCTTCCGTTAGATACAAGGATAAAAGGATTGATACTAGGAATACCCATGCTTATTATACTCTTCTCCCGGTTTGGATGCTTTATTATGATTATAATAAATCAGAGCATATTTTTGCTATGAATGGGCAGACAGGAAAAGTAGTAGGAAAACCTCCTATTAGCTTTGGAAAAGTTGTAGCTTGGTTTGGGGGAGTAGCTGGAGCTACATTTATAGTTCTTAAGATAATTGCTTTAATGCTGGGAGGTGGGCTCTAG
- a CDS encoding ABC transporter permease: protein MINKIGIKERVKFTLSFDSILDLLILWTLIISLLLFILYPIVMVISTSFFYRGTFTLENYKNLFTQNNLKLIKNSLFVVSISSILAAIFSLCIALYTFNQKRKFQNIILKALMISMISPPFVSSLALIALFGRRGLITHNLLGLSVNPYGWQGIILLQTLGKIPLSTIMIITALNSIDMMQLLASRDLGASPSDTLKNIILPALSPTILAVLFLNFTMNLADFGTPIIIGGKFKMLATETYKTIFASADLGKAAAMSVLLIPPAILAFLFYRKNMKNINNKSNGNKVLDNSEYHFELPSGLNIILGLITTIFFLIIILKYGSIFLLSISNNASGRLTFTLDHIKKVKSLYLTTFIRSIVFAIIAGIVSSILGILLSYYTHRRNIKGMKYMEFISSLPYIIPGIFFGLGYIVGFNNKPLLLTGTTAIVILNSTFRHISVANKAANAAFANIDTRIEDAAKDLGTSKVQTIINIILPLLKPVFLTSFINTFTACMTSVGAIIFLVSPKNVVASVVMFKDIQRGGYGQAAVMASILVLITISVNLITMKLLDKKEV from the coding sequence GTGATAAATAAAATTGGAATTAAGGAAAGGGTAAAATTTACTCTTTCCTTTGACTCTATATTAGACCTATTAATTCTATGGACGCTTATTATTAGTTTACTTTTATTCATTTTATATCCTATAGTTATGGTAATATCTACTAGTTTCTTCTATAGAGGTACTTTTACATTAGAAAACTATAAAAATTTATTTACTCAAAATAATTTAAAATTGATTAAAAACAGTTTGTTTGTAGTCAGTATATCTTCTATATTAGCTGCAATTTTCTCATTATGTATAGCTTTATACACTTTTAATCAAAAAAGAAAATTTCAAAATATTATACTAAAAGCCTTAATGATATCTATGATATCACCTCCTTTTGTTTCCTCTTTAGCTTTAATTGCACTATTTGGTCGACGAGGATTAATTACTCATAATCTATTAGGTTTAAGTGTCAATCCTTATGGATGGCAAGGAATTATATTACTTCAAACTTTAGGGAAAATTCCACTATCTACTATAATGATAATCACAGCTTTAAATTCTATTGATATGATGCAATTACTTGCTTCTAGAGATTTAGGAGCAAGTCCTAGTGATACTTTAAAAAATATAATTTTACCAGCACTATCTCCTACAATATTAGCAGTATTGTTTTTAAACTTTACCATGAATTTAGCAGACTTTGGAACTCCTATTATTATTGGTGGGAAATTTAAAATGTTAGCTACAGAGACTTATAAAACTATATTTGCTAGTGCCGATTTAGGAAAAGCTGCTGCTATGTCAGTACTTTTAATTCCTCCAGCTATTTTAGCTTTCTTGTTTTATAGAAAAAATATGAAAAACATTAATAATAAATCTAATGGGAATAAGGTACTTGATAATTCAGAATATCATTTTGAGCTTCCTTCAGGCTTAAATATAATCTTAGGCTTAATAACTACAATTTTTTTCTTAATAATCATATTAAAATATGGAAGCATATTTTTATTATCTATATCTAATAATGCTTCAGGCCGTTTAACATTTACACTAGATCATATTAAAAAAGTAAAATCTTTATATCTAACAACGTTTATTCGTTCTATAGTGTTTGCCATAATTGCAGGAATAGTATCTTCAATATTAGGAATTTTATTATCTTATTATACTCATAGAAGAAATATAAAAGGTATGAAATATATGGAATTTATATCTTCTCTACCATATATTATACCAGGCATATTCTTTGGATTAGGATATATAGTTGGATTTAACAACAAACCTTTACTTCTTACTGGTACTACCGCTATTGTAATATTAAATTCTACTTTTAGACATATATCAGTAGCTAATAAGGCTGCTAATGCAGCATTTGCTAACATAGATACTAGAATAGAAGATGCTGCTAAAGATTTAGGAACATCCAAAGTACAAACTATCATAAATATTATACTGCCACTACTAAAACCAGTATTTTTAACTAGCTTTATAAATACATTCACCGCTTGCATGACTAGTGTAGGAGCTATTATATTTCTAGTTTCCCCAAAAAATGTAGTTGCCAGTGTTGTAATGTTTAAAGATATCCAAAGAGGCGGATATGGACAAGCTGCTGTAATGGCTAGTATATTAGTTTTAATCACAATTAGTGTAAATTTAATCACTATGAAACTACTCGATAAAAAGGAGGTATAG
- the murJ gene encoding murein biosynthesis integral membrane protein MurJ: MTSTRKVVQSAAMIAIFTLISKFLGFLREVLIASTYGSGYETDTYFVAMTATVIIMTTIGSSLNTTLIPIFTEIEEKSGKEAKLKFLNNVLNMVFFITIILALLGFFLSPLVIKVLAKGFTGEQFTLAVKLNRIGLPIIVFLGFTYVFSGYLHSSEIFGPPAIMGLPYNLVYIIFLLFFAEEGNIQGLMLTSVIAASTQFLIQVPAIKHQGYRYSCDIDLKDPYLKKTLILILPVMLGSAVQQINTIIDKTLASSLVEGSISALTYASRISDIIISVFVMAITTVIFPMLSRAFSQEDNMQIKKIMGQGINIILIVTIPATIGIFILAKPMVRIFFQRGAFDKVATYMTSQALIFYSVGLVGSSLRLMLNRVYYSFQDTKTPMLNGVLAVGLNIVLNLILIKPMGHSGLALATSISATFTTLLLFIDLKKKLGRIGLKRYLSCFIKTLIASIIMGIVVYFMYFGLVSLLPNKWIVDLLILLLSVVVGVFLYVIVCSALRIREMRILLRALIKKMR, translated from the coding sequence ATGACAAGCACTCGCAAAGTAGTACAATCAGCAGCCATGATTGCAATATTTACATTAATAAGTAAGTTTTTAGGTTTTTTAAGGGAAGTATTAATAGCTTCTACATATGGTTCTGGTTATGAAACAGATACTTACTTTGTAGCTATGACAGCAACAGTAATTATAATGACTACCATAGGTTCTTCTTTAAACACCACTTTAATACCTATATTTACAGAAATAGAGGAAAAAAGTGGGAAAGAAGCCAAACTAAAATTTTTAAATAATGTGTTAAATATGGTATTTTTTATAACTATTATATTGGCTCTTTTAGGTTTTTTCTTGTCTCCATTAGTTATAAAAGTATTAGCTAAGGGTTTTACAGGAGAACAATTTACTTTAGCGGTAAAATTAAATAGAATAGGTTTACCTATCATAGTATTTTTAGGATTTACCTATGTGTTTTCTGGATACCTTCATAGCAGTGAGATATTTGGACCTCCAGCTATAATGGGACTTCCTTATAACTTAGTATATATAATATTTTTACTATTTTTTGCTGAAGAAGGGAATATACAAGGATTGATGTTAACTAGTGTAATAGCAGCGTCTACACAATTTTTAATTCAAGTACCAGCTATAAAGCATCAAGGCTATCGCTATAGTTGTGATATTGATTTGAAGGATCCATATTTAAAAAAGACATTAATATTAATATTACCAGTAATGTTAGGTTCAGCAGTGCAACAGATAAATACAATAATAGATAAAACCTTAGCTTCTAGCTTGGTAGAAGGAAGTATTTCAGCTTTAACTTATGCTTCTAGGATAAGTGATATTATTATATCAGTATTTGTAATGGCTATAACGACTGTAATATTTCCTATGTTATCTAGAGCATTTTCTCAAGAAGACAATATGCAAATTAAGAAAATAATGGGACAAGGTATAAATATAATACTTATAGTAACGATTCCTGCTACTATTGGGATATTTATATTAGCTAAGCCTATGGTGAGGATATTTTTTCAAAGGGGAGCTTTTGATAAAGTAGCAACTTATATGACTTCTCAAGCATTGATTTTTTATTCTGTGGGTTTGGTAGGTTCCTCGTTAAGGCTTATGTTAAATCGAGTATATTATTCTTTTCAGGATACTAAAACTCCAATGCTTAATGGGGTTTTAGCCGTTGGATTGAATATAGTTTTAAATTTAATTTTAATAAAGCCTATGGGACATTCAGGATTGGCTTTAGCCACTAGTATATCTGCTACTTTTACTACTTTACTACTATTTATCGACTTGAAAAAAAAGTTAGGAAGGATAGGACTAAAAAGATATTTAAGTTGTTTTATAAAAACCTTAATTGCCTCTATTATAATGGGGATAGTAGTTTATTTTATGTATTTTGGTTTAGTAAGTTTATTGCCTAATAAATGGATAGTTGATCTATTAATATTATTGCTTTCTGTAGTAGTGGGAGTGTTTTTATACGTTATTGTATGCTCTGCATTGAGAATAAGGGAGATGCGAATATTATTGAGAGCTTTAATTAAAAAGATGAGATAG
- a CDS encoding SPFH domain-containing protein, translating to MIFKGQFANVVEWEEFRDDMIFWKWTNKEIKKGSRLIIRPGQDAIFLYNGKIEGIFKDEGDYDIESEIIPFLSTLKGFKFGFNTGIRAEVLFVNTKEFTVKWGTKNAINIPTPHLPGGLPVRANGTFNFKVDDYIALIDKIAGVRDFYLVEDVKLRITSILDQLLMKWISMEGKDIFNLQANAYEIAKGIKEDLDMEVLNSGITITGFNIMSFNYPEEIQQMINKVASYNMVGDLGKYQQVSMTDGISSGKVKGGGTASDVAGMVMGMNVAKEMMKNVEKDKSDESNETKPNFCPNCGEKTGEGKFCSNCGQKLI from the coding sequence ATGATATTTAAAGGGCAGTTTGCTAATGTAGTAGAATGGGAAGAGTTTAGAGATGATATGATATTTTGGAAATGGACTAATAAGGAGATAAAAAAAGGAAGCAGGTTAATTATACGTCCAGGGCAAGATGCTATATTTTTATATAATGGTAAAATTGAAGGGATATTTAAGGATGAAGGAGATTATGATATAGAATCAGAAATTATTCCATTTTTATCAACATTAAAGGGATTTAAATTTGGCTTTAATACAGGGATAAGAGCAGAGGTATTATTTGTAAATACTAAAGAATTTACTGTAAAATGGGGTACTAAAAATGCAATAAACATACCTACTCCCCATCTACCAGGAGGGCTTCCAGTTCGAGCTAATGGTACTTTTAATTTTAAAGTTGACGATTATATAGCATTAATTGACAAGATTGCAGGAGTTAGGGATTTTTACTTGGTGGAAGATGTAAAATTAAGAATTACTTCCATATTAGACCAGCTACTTATGAAATGGATTAGCATGGAAGGAAAAGATATATTTAATCTTCAAGCTAATGCTTATGAAATAGCTAAGGGTATAAAGGAAGATTTAGACATGGAAGTGTTGAATAGTGGTATAACTATTACAGGTTTTAATATAATGAGTTTTAATTATCCAGAGGAAATTCAACAGATGATTAATAAAGTGGCTTCTTATAATATGGTGGGGGATTTAGGTAAATATCAGCAGGTTTCAATGACTGATGGTATATCTTCAGGAAAAGTAAAGGGCGGTGGTACTGCCTCTGATGTAGCAGGTATGGTAATGGGGATGAATGTAGCTAAAGAAATGATGAAAAATGTAGAAAAAGATAAATCCGATGAAAGCAATGAGACTAAGCCAAATTTCTGTCCAAATTGTGGTGAGAAAACAGGAGAAGGTAAATTTTGTTCTAATTGTGGGCAAAAGCTAATATAA
- the rocF gene encoding arginase, protein MDITLIGVPIMYGSDRDGVQYGPDKLRGKGIISLITQNDKRLYDFGNLFVPYIPPSDKFVSHKKIKYLDAIVNTNNNLAHLVYSSLTSKSFPFILGGDHSIGLGSISGASRYFNDLAVIWIDAHGDINTHETSPSGNAHGMPLAAAMGIGEDSMVNVYYKGAKVNPDNVYIVGARDLDEGEIELAKILNLNLYTMNKVKELGIENVAEEILNKIITSNVKGVHLSYDIDVLDKSIVPGTGTPVENGFTLEEGKRVLECFLNTGLIKSMDFVEFNPFLDENDITLNTCIHLIDWIFKVIK, encoded by the coding sequence ATGGATATTACATTAATTGGAGTTCCAATAATGTATGGTTCTGACAGAGATGGGGTACAATATGGCCCAGACAAGCTAAGGGGAAAAGGTATTATAAGTTTAATAACTCAAAATGACAAAAGATTATATGATTTTGGAAATCTATTTGTGCCATATATACCTCCTTCTGACAAATTTGTTTCTCATAAAAAAATTAAATATTTGGATGCTATAGTAAACACAAATAATAATTTAGCTCATTTAGTTTATAGTTCCTTAACTTCTAAATCTTTTCCATTTATATTGGGTGGAGATCATTCCATTGGATTGGGAAGTATATCAGGTGCTAGTAGGTATTTTAATGATTTGGCAGTAATATGGATAGATGCTCATGGTGATATTAATACCCATGAAACATCACCTTCAGGCAATGCTCATGGTATGCCATTAGCAGCAGCGATGGGGATAGGGGAAGATTCTATGGTAAATGTATACTATAAAGGAGCAAAGGTTAATCCAGATAATGTATATATTGTTGGAGCTCGTGATTTAGACGAAGGTGAAATAGAATTAGCAAAGATACTAAATCTTAATCTTTATACTATGAATAAAGTAAAAGAATTGGGCATTGAAAATGTAGCAGAAGAAATTTTAAACAAGATTATTACCTCTAACGTAAAAGGAGTACATCTAAGTTATGATATAGATGTACTAGATAAATCTATAGTGCCAGGAACTGGTACTCCTGTTGAAAATGGGTTTACCTTAGAAGAAGGTAAACGAGTATTGGAATGTTTTTTAAATACTGGTTTAATAAAATCAATGGATTTTGTAGAATTTAATCCTTTTCTTGATGAAAACGATATCACACTTAATACATGTATTCATTTAATAGATTGGATTTTCAAAGTAATTAAATAA
- a CDS encoding PspA/IM30 family protein has protein sequence MSILTRFKEIMSSNINALLDKAEDPEKMIDQILRNLNSDLGKVKAETASIMAEEQRAKRELRECQEDISKMENYAIKALEAGNEEDARKFLERKAELAEKEKGLEEAYNLAKSNAEHMREMHDKLISDINELEARRSMLKGKMSVAKTQEKINKISSSVSDANRSISAFDRMEDKVNRALDEANAMAELNRGPKDDIKDLTAKYDNKDNNIDEELAILKEKIKNKE, from the coding sequence ATGAGTATACTGACTAGGTTTAAGGAGATAATGTCTAGTAATATAAATGCATTATTAGATAAAGCTGAAGATCCAGAGAAAATGATAGATCAGATTTTAAGAAATTTAAACAGTGATTTAGGTAAGGTGAAGGCTGAAACTGCCTCTATCATGGCAGAAGAACAAAGAGCTAAAAGGGAACTAAGGGAATGTCAAGAGGATATAAGTAAAATGGAAAATTACGCCATAAAGGCTTTGGAAGCAGGAAATGAAGAGGATGCTAGAAAATTTTTAGAAAGGAAAGCTGAATTAGCAGAAAAAGAAAAAGGACTAGAAGAAGCCTACAATCTTGCTAAGTCCAATGCAGAACATATGAGAGAGATGCATGATAAGTTAATTTCTGATATTAATGAATTAGAAGCACGAAGATCCATGTTAAAAGGGAAAATGTCAGTAGCTAAAACTCAAGAAAAAATTAATAAAATTAGTTCTTCAGTATCAGATGCTAATCGTTCTATATCTGCTTTTGATAGAATGGAAGACAAGGTAAATAGGGCATTAGATGAAGCGAATGCAATGGCTGAGTTAAATAGAGGACCTAAAGATGATATAAAGGATTTAACTGCTAAATATGATAATAAAGATAATAATATAGATGAAGAATTAGCTATACTTAAGGAGAAAATAAAGAATAAGGAATAG
- a CDS encoding ABC transporter ATP-binding protein, which produces MFLKLINLTKLFDEENGIKNVNIDVNEGEFVTILGPSGCGKTTTLNLIGGFLKADSGKILLEGINILELPPEKRPVSTVFQSYALFPHMNVIENVSYGIRFYRKENKKKALEIAQEYIDIVGLTGYEQYKIGHLSGGQQQRVALARSMATNPKILLLDEPLSNLDASLRIKMRKELKELQKKLNITMIFVTHDQSEALSLSDKIVVMDKGKVVQIGSPMEVYFSPSNNYVASFIGKSNIVNINGENFLVRPEDIRMNINPQGKYTITDKIFMGQFTEYIVSKKDKYIEVNLSGKENTKFQIGDKVDLEMLYKTKIEPPKEYSIKNL; this is translated from the coding sequence ATGTTCCTCAAATTAATAAATTTAACTAAATTATTTGATGAAGAAAATGGAATAAAAAATGTTAATATAGATGTAAATGAGGGAGAGTTTGTTACCATTCTAGGTCCTTCTGGCTGTGGTAAAACCACTACATTAAACCTAATTGGTGGATTTTTAAAAGCAGATAGCGGTAAAATCCTATTAGAAGGAATAAATATATTAGAACTACCTCCTGAAAAACGTCCTGTATCCACAGTATTTCAATCTTATGCATTATTTCCTCATATGAATGTAATAGAAAACGTAAGTTATGGAATACGATTTTATAGGAAAGAAAATAAGAAAAAAGCTTTAGAAATCGCTCAAGAATATATAGATATAGTTGGATTAACAGGCTATGAACAATACAAAATAGGACATTTAAGTGGTGGTCAACAGCAAAGAGTTGCATTGGCTCGTTCCATGGCTACTAATCCAAAAATATTGCTTTTAGATGAGCCATTAAGCAATTTAGACGCTTCTCTCAGAATAAAAATGAGAAAAGAGTTAAAAGAATTACAAAAAAAATTAAATATTACAATGATATTTGTAACCCATGATCAAAGTGAAGCTTTAAGTCTTTCAGATAAAATAGTAGTTATGGACAAGGGTAAAGTTGTACAAATTGGTTCCCCTATGGAAGTATATTTTTCTCCTTCAAATAATTACGTTGCTTCATTTATAGGAAAATCCAATATAGTGAATATTAATGGCGAAAATTTTCTTGTTAGACCAGAAGATATTCGTATGAATATAAATCCTCAAGGTAAATACACTATAACAGATAAAATTTTCATGGGACAATTTACTGAATATATAGTTTCAAAAAAAGACAAATATATTGAAGTTAATTTAAGTGGAAAAGAAAATACAAAATTTCAAATAGGTGATAAAGTAGACTTAGAAATGTTATATAAAACCAAAATAGAACCTCCTAAAGAATATAGTATAAAAAATTTATAA
- a CDS encoding ABC transporter substrate-binding protein produces MEKRIFALFMIFILSFGLVACEKNDISQKNNTTSTEVSKKTNDKPFEGTTLSVLVAYGGADTTFEKFTEETGIKVDFLSMSTGSALAKLQAEDGKTEADIWFGGGVDSYLNARDLGYLEPYKSPELSAINPQYCDKDGYFSGLALVPAGWIVNNDILEEKGLEPPKTWEDLADPKYKGEVIMADPAISGTNYAIVSGLIQAWGEEKAWDYFERLSKNIDFFAQGGGEPLEKVAAGEFAIGIVAITGGTYAVGETSPTSVIYPEDLIPWTPAPIAIFKNTKNLEAAKVFVDWYLSKHGQEILREADARIMARDDVEVPELMKELDKSKLIDFDLELMGSEREAILKKWKEIVGDK; encoded by the coding sequence ATGGAAAAACGAATATTTGCATTGTTTATGATTTTTATCCTTTCTTTTGGACTTGTAGCTTGTGAAAAAAATGATATTTCACAAAAAAATAATACTACATCTACAGAAGTTTCAAAAAAAACTAACGATAAACCTTTTGAAGGAACTACTTTAAGTGTATTGGTAGCTTATGGTGGAGCCGATACTACTTTTGAAAAATTTACTGAAGAAACTGGCATCAAAGTAGATTTTTTAAGTATGTCTACAGGATCTGCTCTTGCTAAACTTCAAGCTGAAGATGGAAAAACTGAAGCAGATATTTGGTTTGGTGGTGGAGTTGACAGTTATTTAAACGCTCGAGATTTAGGCTATCTAGAACCATATAAGTCACCTGAACTATCGGCTATCAATCCTCAATACTGTGATAAAGATGGGTATTTTTCAGGACTGGCACTAGTACCTGCAGGTTGGATAGTCAACAACGATATATTAGAAGAAAAAGGTTTAGAACCTCCTAAAACTTGGGAAGATTTAGCTGATCCTAAATATAAAGGTGAAGTAATCATGGCTGACCCTGCAATTTCCGGAACTAATTATGCTATAGTTAGTGGTCTTATACAAGCTTGGGGAGAAGAAAAGGCTTGGGACTATTTTGAAAGACTTAGTAAAAATATAGATTTCTTTGCTCAAGGCGGAGGTGAACCTCTAGAGAAAGTAGCTGCTGGAGAATTTGCTATAGGCATAGTAGCTATAACTGGTGGAACCTATGCTGTTGGAGAAACAAGTCCCACATCAGTTATATATCCAGAAGATTTGATTCCATGGACACCAGCACCAATCGCTATATTTAAAAATACTAAAAATCTTGAAGCAGCTAAAGTGTTTGTAGATTGGTATTTATCCAAACATGGGCAAGAAATACTAAGAGAAGCTGATGCTAGAATAATGGCCAGAGATGATGTAGAAGTTCCTGAGTTAATGAAGGAATTGGATAAAAGTAAACTAATCGACTTTGACCTAGAATTAATGGGTAGCGAACGAGAAGCAATTTTAAAAAAGTGGAAGGAAATAGTCGGTGATAAATAA